The Schizosaccharomyces pombe strain 972h- genome assembly, chromosome: I genome contains a region encoding:
- a CDS encoding xylose and arabinose reductase yields MSESQTESTTVTLTNGMVIPRIGFGAFMLKYNECYGLVTQALDSGYRHIDTAAVYGNEDICGKAIVDWCEKNNVKRTDIFLTSKLANCSDYYSTRAAIRSSLHHLGTYIDLFLIQSPAGGKKSRIASWKAMEEFVDSGDIRSVGVSNYGVKHLQELYASNPKFYPCVNQIELHPFLSQDDIVKYCQSHDIAIEAYSPLTHGIRLNDEKLVPIAKKLNISVAQLLIRWSLQKGYIPIIKSTKKEHMLSDLDVFNFTIPDDVVQELSSFDEHWHAGTTYDPTVCD; encoded by the coding sequence atgAGTGAATCTCAAACAGAATCAACAACTGTAACATTAACAAATGGAATGGTTATACCAAGAATTGGTTTCGGAGCTTTCATGCTCAAGTACAACGAGTGTTACGGCCTTGTAACTCAGGCGTTGGATTCAGGGTATCGCCATATTGATACGGCTGCCGTGTATGGAAACGAAGACATATGTGGGAAGGCTATAGTAGACTGGTGCGAAAAGAATAATGTCAAAAGAACTGATATTTTCTTAACCTCAAAACTTGCAAACTGTAGTGACTATTACAGCACTCGCGCGGCTATCCGTAGTAGCCTTCATCATTTGGGTACCTATATTGACCTTTTCTTAATTCAGTCTCCTGCCGGAGGTAAGAAGTCGCGTATTGCTAGTTGGAAAGCTATGGAGGAGTTTGTTGACAGCGGTGATATCCGCTCTGTTGGTGTTTCCAACTACGGTGTGAAGCATTTACAGGAATTATACGCATCAAATCCCAAGTTTTATCCTTGCGTCAATCAAATTGAGCTTCATCCGTTTCTTTCCCAGGATGACATTGTTAAGTATTGCCAATCTCATGACATTGCCATAGAAGCGTATTCGCCTTTAACCCACGGTATCCGTCtaaatgatgaaaagcTTGTCCCTATCGCTAAAAAACTTAACATTTCGGTTGCTCAACTGTTGATCCGATGGAGTTTGCAGAAGGGGTATATTCCCATCATTAAAAGCACCAAGAAAGAGCATATGCTTAGCGATTTGGATGTTTTCAACTTTACAATTCCAGATGATGTCGTGCAAGAGCTATCTAGTTTCGATGAGCATTGGCACGCTGGTACTACCTACGATCCTACTGTTTGCGATTAG